One Bacteroidales bacterium genomic window carries:
- a CDS encoding fumarate reductase/succinate dehydrogenase flavoprotein subunit, whose protein sequence is MTKLDAKVPAGPLAEKWAKHKAAMRLVNPANKKKLDIIIVGTGLAGAGAASSLGELGYNVKVFCYQDSPRRAHSVAAQGGINAAKNYRNDGDSVYRLFLDMIKGGDYRSREADVYRAAEVSNQVIDHYTALGVPFARDYGGALTTRSFGGVQVSRTFYAKGQTGQQCILGAYSSMNRQIAKGTVTMYARREMLDLVVVDGRARGIIVRNLITGEIERHAAHAVVFATGGYGTVYYLSTLAVNSNASAAWIGYKNGALFGNPSFIQIHPTSIPVLNEFQSKLTLMSESLRNDGRVWVPKQKGDKRHPNSIPEEERDYYLERRYPAFGNLVPRDVASRAAKERCDAGYGVGETGLSVYLDFKDAINKQGKKAIEDKYGNLFEMYEKIAGTNPYAEPMRIYPAGHYTMGGLWVDYNMMTTIPGLFAIGEANFSVHGANRLGAASLMQCAGDGYFIIPYTISDYLSDQIKVPKIKTDLPEFEKTENEVKETISKLLSIKGKQTPSTFHKRLGKIMWDHCGMFRNAEGLNVGLKKLDDLEKEFWSDLLVAGNGEEFNQELEKAGRMIAFFKVGKLMIIDALNREESCGAHFREESQTETGEAKRDDSNFTFVSAWEFMGEDQDPVLHKEELNFEFVELKVRSYK, encoded by the coding sequence ATGACCAAACTCGATGCAAAAGTACCCGCAGGCCCGCTGGCCGAAAAATGGGCAAAACATAAAGCAGCCATGCGACTGGTAAATCCTGCCAATAAAAAGAAACTGGATATTATCATTGTAGGAACCGGGCTTGCCGGCGCCGGTGCTGCATCATCGCTTGGAGAGCTTGGATACAATGTAAAAGTATTCTGTTACCAGGACAGTCCCCGGCGTGCGCATAGCGTTGCCGCACAAGGCGGGATCAACGCTGCAAAAAATTACCGCAACGACGGCGACAGCGTTTACCGGCTCTTTTTGGATATGATCAAAGGCGGTGATTATCGTTCCCGCGAAGCCGATGTTTACCGTGCTGCCGAAGTCAGCAACCAGGTGATTGACCATTACACCGCTTTGGGTGTTCCCTTTGCACGGGATTACGGCGGCGCACTTACAACCCGCTCATTCGGCGGTGTGCAGGTTTCAAGAACCTTTTATGCCAAGGGGCAAACCGGTCAACAGTGTATTCTGGGCGCATACTCATCCATGAACAGGCAAATTGCAAAAGGAACTGTTACTATGTATGCCCGTCGAGAAATGCTCGACCTTGTAGTTGTTGACGGAAGGGCGCGAGGCATAATTGTCCGCAATCTTATAACAGGCGAAATCGAACGTCATGCTGCGCACGCAGTAGTTTTTGCAACTGGTGGTTACGGTACGGTGTATTATCTTTCGACCCTGGCTGTAAACAGCAATGCCTCGGCAGCCTGGATCGGATATAAAAACGGTGCTCTGTTTGGCAACCCAAGTTTTATCCAGATCCACCCAACCAGTATTCCGGTTCTCAATGAATTTCAAAGCAAATTGACCCTGATGTCGGAATCGCTGCGCAATGATGGCCGGGTTTGGGTCCCAAAACAAAAAGGCGACAAACGACATCCCAACAGCATTCCTGAAGAAGAACGCGATTATTACCTCGAAAGAAGATATCCGGCATTTGGTAATCTGGTTCCCCGCGATGTGGCTTCGCGCGCTGCCAAAGAACGCTGCGATGCCGGTTATGGCGTTGGCGAAACCGGCTTGAGCGTTTATCTCGATTTCAAAGACGCCATCAATAAACAAGGAAAAAAGGCCATTGAAGACAAATATGGAAACCTGTTTGAAATGTATGAAAAAATCGCAGGAACAAACCCGTATGCCGAACCCATGCGAATTTATCCGGCAGGGCACTATACCATGGGCGGGCTTTGGGTTGATTACAATATGATGACAACCATACCCGGTCTGTTTGCCATTGGCGAAGCAAATTTCAGTGTTCACGGTGCGAACCGATTGGGTGCCGCTTCGCTGATGCAGTGTGCCGGCGATGGCTATTTCATTATTCCCTACACCATTTCTGATTATCTTTCGGATCAAATAAAGGTTCCCAAAATAAAAACCGACCTGCCCGAATTTGAAAAAACCGAAAACGAGGTGAAAGAAACTATTAGCAAGTTGCTTTCAATAAAAGGCAAACAAACTCCTTCAACATTCCACAAACGGCTGGGCAAGATCATGTGGGATCATTGTGGTATGTTCCGTAACGCAGAAGGGTTGAATGTGGGCTTGAAAAAACTTGACGATCTTGAAAAGGAATTCTGGTCCGATCTGCTTGTGGCAGGAAACGGCGAAGAATTTAACCAGGAGCTTGAAAAAGCGGGAAGAATGATCGCTTTCTTTAAAGTTGGAAAACTGATGATCATTGATGCCTTGAACCGTGAAGAAAGCTGCGGGGCACATTTCCGTGAGGAGAGCCAGACCGAAACAGGCGAAGCCAAACGTGACGATTCCAATTTCACTTTCGTTTCAGCCTGGGAATTCATGGGCGAAGATCAGGACCCAGTGTTGCATAAAGAAGAACTTAATTTTGAGTTTGTGGAGCTCAAAGTAAGAAGTTACAAGTAA
- a CDS encoding 6-carboxytetrahydropterin synthase, whose translation MIRITKAFNFEMAHALKDHEGACRNIHGHTYELFVTIIGEPKAEDGHPANGMIMDFKDLKEIVNKNIVKLYDHAFVVSERSPWATDKGAQSCKLIVLPFEPTSENLVAEYARILNEALPSDVKLHSLRLRETTTAYAEWFASDNQ comes from the coding sequence ATCATACGCATCACCAAAGCTTTCAATTTTGAAATGGCACATGCCCTCAAAGATCACGAAGGGGCTTGCCGCAATATCCACGGCCATACTTATGAGCTATTCGTTACCATTATTGGCGAACCCAAAGCCGAGGATGGCCACCCGGCTAATGGCATGATCATGGATTTTAAAGACTTGAAGGAAATTGTAAACAAGAATATTGTAAAGCTTTACGATCACGCTTTTGTGGTAAGTGAACGATCACCATGGGCAACTGACAAAGGTGCTCAAAGTTGCAAGCTCATTGTGCTTCCTTTTGAACCCACCAGCGAAAACCTGGTGGCGGAATATGCACGGATTCTAAATGAAGCACTTCCCTCGGATGTGAAACTCCACAGCCTGCGGCTTCGCGAAACCACCACGGCCTACGCCGAATGGTTCGCAAGTGACAACCAATAA
- a CDS encoding succinate dehydrogenase/fumarate reductase iron-sulfur subunit, producing the protein MKIKLQIWRQKNARAKGKFETYELDNVSPEMGFLEMMDALNLKLAKESKDPVSFDHDCREGICGSCGLYINGQPHGPEGKTTTCELRMRFFKDGQTIVIEPWRAKAFPVIKDLVVDRTAFDRIIAAGGYISIDSGSAPEANNIPVCKNSADKAFDAAVCIGCGACVAACKNSSAMLFVASKVYQLSTLPQGKIEARERVQKMTAAMDREGFGSCSNTYACEAECPKGISVTTIARMNSEFLTAKVVAQKSE; encoded by the coding sequence ATGAAAATAAAACTCCAGATATGGCGCCAAAAGAATGCCAGAGCCAAAGGAAAATTTGAAACCTACGAACTCGATAATGTTTCGCCCGAAATGGGATTCCTTGAAATGATGGATGCCTTGAACCTGAAACTGGCCAAGGAAAGCAAGGATCCCGTCAGTTTCGACCACGACTGCCGCGAAGGGATATGCGGTTCATGCGGATTATATATTAACGGACAGCCTCACGGCCCCGAAGGCAAAACGACCACCTGTGAACTGCGCATGCGTTTCTTTAAAGACGGACAAACCATCGTGATCGAACCGTGGAGGGCTAAAGCATTTCCGGTTATCAAGGACCTGGTTGTTGACCGCACAGCCTTCGACAGGATCATCGCCGCCGGAGGTTATATTTCAATAGATAGCGGCTCAGCGCCCGAAGCAAACAATATTCCAGTCTGCAAAAATTCTGCCGACAAGGCATTTGATGCTGCCGTATGCATTGGTTGTGGAGCCTGTGTAGCTGCCTGTAAAAATTCTTCGGCCATGCTGTTTGTAGCATCAAAGGTTTACCAGTTATCAACGCTTCCTCAGGGTAAAATTGAGGCCCGTGAAAGGGTTCAGAAAATGACGGCTGCTATGGACAGGGAAGGTTTCGGTAGCTGTTCGAATACCTACGCCTGCGAAGCCGAATGCCCGAAAGGGATTTCGGTGACTACGATTGCCCGTATGAACTCGGAGTTTCTGACTGCAAAAGTAGTGGCTCAAAAAAGTGAATAG
- a CDS encoding succinate dehydrogenase cytochrome b subunit has product MSDSTLTFASISKKVITALAGLFLITFLAVHLVINLLMLKADAGETFRQAVNFMATNPVIKVMEIVLFAGYIIHILLGILITVKNWVARPVGYKVSQKSHTYFMSKYMFHTGAIIFVFLLLHLWHFYAIKIGMAPQPGIMEDTHDFYPQAIFLFQQPLFSAFYLISFIFLGFHLSHALQSAFQTLGLNHTKYTPAVKLISTVYAIIIAAGFAVIPIYFLFIFKG; this is encoded by the coding sequence ATGAGTGATTCAACTTTAACATTTGCCTCTATCAGCAAAAAAGTTATTACCGCCCTGGCCGGTCTTTTTCTGATTACTTTTTTAGCTGTTCACCTGGTTATTAATTTACTGATGCTCAAGGCCGATGCAGGGGAAACTTTCCGGCAGGCAGTAAATTTCATGGCAACCAACCCGGTGATAAAAGTCATGGAAATAGTATTGTTTGCAGGATATATTATTCACATTCTGCTGGGTATTCTGATCACAGTAAAGAATTGGGTTGCACGGCCGGTTGGTTACAAAGTTTCCCAAAAGTCACACACTTACTTCATGTCGAAATACATGTTTCACACCGGAGCAATCATTTTTGTTTTTCTGCTGCTTCACCTCTGGCATTTTTACGCCATCAAAATAGGAATGGCGCCCCAGCCTGGCATTATGGAAGACACACACGACTTTTATCCGCAAGCGATTTTTTTGTTCCAGCAGCCATTGTTCTCAGCGTTCTATCTGATTTCGTTTATATTCCTTGGCTTTCATCTGAGCCATGCCCTGCAATCCGCATTTCAGACCCTGGGTTTGAACCACACCAAATACACGCCTGCAGTAAAACTGATCAGCACGGTTTATGCCATCATCATTGCAGCAGGGTTCGCGGTTATCCCGATTTATTTCCTTTTCATATTCAAGGGATAA
- a CDS encoding aminopeptidase P family protein: MFNKSVYTERRNQLKKDVSSGLILFLGNEDAPMNYPANTYHYRQDSNFLYFFGHNLAGLAGIIDIDNGSDILFGDDIDIEDIIWMGLQESMRDKADKVGVSITEPYIKLSGYIADAVKQGRKIHFTPPYRAKNILLLEKMLGIHPSQIKNYASLELVKAIIKQRSVKDADEIAEIEKACNTGYEMHTTAMKMARPGLVEQEIAGAIEGIALSKGNGTSFPVILSVRGETLHNHFHGNVMKDGDLLLIDAGAATFMDYTSDFTRTVPVSGKFSPKQKAIYEIVLEANVKAIEACRPGITYKEVHLLASRIIANGLKEAGLMKGNMEDAVKAGAHALFFPHGLGHMMGLDVHDMEDLGQIYVGYDDEIRPSDQFGTAYLRLGRRLQEGFVLTVEPGIYFIPALIDKWKAEGLHTGFINYDKVEEYKGFGGVRIEDDILITADGYQLLGKPVPKAVAEIEEIMKK, from the coding sequence ATGTTCAACAAAAGCGTTTACACCGAAAGAAGAAACCAACTAAAAAAAGATGTATCATCCGGATTGATATTGTTCTTGGGCAACGAGGATGCCCCGATGAATTATCCGGCCAACACTTATCATTACAGGCAGGATAGCAATTTCCTGTATTTCTTTGGGCATAACCTTGCCGGCCTGGCAGGCATCATTGATATTGATAATGGCAGCGATATTCTTTTTGGCGATGATATTGATATTGAAGACATCATCTGGATGGGACTCCAGGAATCAATGCGCGATAAGGCAGATAAAGTTGGCGTCAGCATTACTGAACCTTACATTAAACTTTCCGGATATATAGCTGACGCGGTGAAACAAGGCCGCAAGATTCATTTTACCCCGCCTTACCGGGCAAAGAATATTCTGCTGCTTGAAAAAATGCTTGGCATTCATCCATCACAAATTAAGAATTACGCATCACTTGAGTTGGTCAAAGCTATAATTAAACAGCGCTCAGTAAAAGATGCCGATGAAATTGCTGAAATTGAAAAAGCCTGCAATACAGGATATGAGATGCATACCACAGCCATGAAAATGGCCCGTCCGGGTTTAGTTGAGCAGGAAATTGCCGGTGCGATCGAAGGCATTGCCCTGAGTAAAGGCAACGGAACTTCTTTCCCTGTGATCCTTTCGGTTCGGGGCGAAACACTGCATAATCATTTTCATGGCAACGTGATGAAAGATGGCGATCTGTTATTGATTGACGCCGGTGCAGCCACTTTCATGGATTATACCAGCGACTTTACCCGCACAGTTCCTGTCAGCGGGAAATTCTCACCCAAACAGAAAGCCATTTATGAAATTGTACTCGAAGCCAACGTGAAAGCTATTGAAGCCTGCCGCCCGGGAATCACTTACAAGGAAGTTCATTTGCTTGCAAGCCGGATCATCGCCAATGGCCTGAAGGAAGCCGGTTTGATGAAAGGAAATATGGAAGATGCCGTTAAGGCCGGAGCACACGCTTTGTTTTTCCCTCATGGCCTTGGCCACATGATGGGCCTGGATGTGCACGATATGGAAGACCTCGGCCAGATTTATGTAGGTTACGATGATGAAATAAGACCCAGCGATCAGTTTGGAACCGCCTACCTTCGCCTTGGCCGCCGCCTGCAGGAAGGATTCGTGCTGACAGTTGAACCTGGTATCTATTTCATTCCTGCGCTCATTGACAAATGGAAAGCCGAAGGACTCCATACCGGGTTTATCAATTACGACAAAGTTGAGGAATACAAAGGTTTTGGTGGTGTTCGCATCGAAGATGATATCCTGATCACAGCCGATGGGTATCAGTTGCTTGGCAAGCCCGTGCCAAAAGCCGTGGCTGAGATAGAAGAGATCATGAAGAAATAA
- a CDS encoding aminopeptidase P N-terminal domain-containing protein, protein MRYDPISKEFFIQNRASLVKKLKPHSLAVVNSNDEMPRNGDQNFVFRQNSDLFYLTGLDQEKCILVLCPNHPLEAMRELVFIPNVSREQVIWYGEKYSPEEASEISGIKSVKFLEDFEITFKDLASRSECIYLNQNEYPKYITEVPYRDLRFANKIREQFPAHPVERLAPLVSELRLVKGPTEIAIMQKACDITEKGFRRVLASVRPGMMEYEVEAEFSHEFLRHGAAGFAYPPIIASGKSACILHYNINDKPCKDGDLLLMDFGAEYANYAADCSRTIPVNGKFTPRQRQVYEAVLRVLKKAIKLLVPGITLDQAQTEVIILIDAECIGLGLYIEEDKKQKPEKQFFFDYYMHGVSHFLGLDVHDVGNRQIVLQKGMVVTCEPAIYIEKEGIGVRLENDIVVDDEPIDLMAGIPIEVDEIEALMGKRNQ, encoded by the coding sequence ATGAGATACGACCCTATCAGCAAAGAGTTTTTTATTCAGAACCGGGCATCGCTCGTAAAGAAGCTAAAACCGCATTCCCTCGCCGTTGTCAATTCCAATGATGAAATGCCCCGAAATGGCGATCAGAATTTTGTGTTCAGGCAAAACTCGGATTTGTTTTACCTTACCGGCCTTGATCAGGAAAAATGTATTTTGGTGCTTTGTCCGAACCATCCGCTTGAAGCCATGCGGGAGCTTGTTTTCATTCCAAATGTGAGCCGCGAGCAAGTGATCTGGTACGGTGAAAAATATTCGCCGGAAGAAGCAAGCGAAATTTCGGGGATTAAATCTGTAAAATTTCTCGAAGATTTTGAAATTACATTTAAAGATTTGGCTTCGCGTTCAGAGTGCATTTATTTGAACCAGAACGAATACCCAAAATACATCACCGAAGTGCCTTACCGCGATTTACGCTTCGCCAATAAAATTAGAGAACAGTTTCCGGCACATCCGGTTGAAAGGCTGGCTCCTCTTGTTTCCGAACTCAGGCTGGTGAAAGGGCCAACGGAAATCGCCATTATGCAAAAAGCCTGCGACATTACCGAAAAAGGATTCAGGCGTGTGCTTGCTTCTGTTCGGCCTGGCATGATGGAATACGAAGTTGAAGCAGAGTTCAGCCATGAATTTTTGCGTCATGGCGCTGCCGGATTTGCTTATCCGCCTATCATCGCCTCTGGAAAAAGCGCCTGTATTTTGCATTATAATATCAATGATAAACCCTGCAAGGATGGCGATCTGTTGCTGATGGATTTTGGAGCCGAATATGCCAATTACGCAGCCGATTGCTCACGCACCATTCCGGTAAACGGGAAATTTACCCCACGGCAGCGTCAGGTTTATGAAGCCGTTCTCAGGGTTCTGAAAAAAGCGATTAAACTTTTGGTGCCAGGTATCACACTGGATCAGGCGCAGACCGAAGTGATCATACTTATTGATGCCGAGTGTATCGGGCTCGGTTTATATATCGAAGAGGATAAGAAGCAAAAACCTGAGAAGCAATTTTTCTTCGATTATTATATGCATGGGGTTTCGCATTTTCTTGGCCTCGATGTGCATGATGTTGGCAACCGGCAAATCGTGCTTCAGAAAGGAATGGTAGTTACCTGCGAACCTGCAATTTATATTGAAAAAGAAGGAATTGGGGTCAGGCTGGAAAATGATATTGTTGTTGACGATGAACCCATTGACCTGATGGCCGGCATTCCAATAGAAGTTGATGAAATCGAAGCGTTGATGGGCAAAAGAAACCAATAG